One Desulfovermiculus halophilus DSM 18834 DNA window includes the following coding sequences:
- the istA gene encoding IS21 family transposase: MSRLSEQKKQLIRDAFYQTGSLRATAKQAGVSRNAVRRELRPQTVRQAGPKGSKLDPFKSKIEFLVREKDLNGVRILEEIRELGYQGGYSILKDYLRTIRQKPRKVPRPPIDHPPGQEAQMDWSPHRVILGGRQQMVHTGSIVLCFSRWMFLRFFVDEKIESVISLHEQAFGELGAVPQTITYDNMTTVGRHTGPGKIWINPVFQSFANGYGFKVVILPPGKKERHGIVERPFYYVETNFLKGREFQDLEDLNSRGDLWRAQTANVRLHGTLKERPVDRLDREMSYLRPLPYNLSDQAYKECDRVVHTDFCVGLDTNRYSVDPALIGQWVKLRLYQDRLEIWLKKQLHCRHTYVQGRNQRQILPEHEQEYKKTSGQKQLLESAFLRLGEAARAYYQGLLEEKKAAAGYHLQRILKLADHYGQDVVCGALNYAAKYGAYSADAVLRILQGGKLKPQHNEQVMPDNIRSWLRGQAVEKYDLRHYDQLLHSREDENE; this comes from the coding sequence ATGAGCCGTCTCAGTGAACAGAAAAAGCAACTGATCCGGGACGCCTTTTATCAAACCGGGTCCTTGCGGGCCACCGCCAAGCAGGCCGGAGTCAGTCGCAATGCCGTCCGCCGGGAACTACGCCCCCAAACCGTCAGACAAGCGGGGCCCAAAGGGAGTAAGCTCGATCCTTTTAAAAGCAAGATAGAATTTCTGGTCCGGGAAAAAGACCTCAACGGGGTGCGCATCCTGGAGGAGATAAGAGAGCTTGGCTATCAGGGCGGATACTCCATCCTCAAAGATTATTTGCGCACAATCCGGCAAAAGCCACGCAAAGTCCCCAGGCCGCCAATTGATCATCCTCCGGGCCAGGAAGCTCAGATGGACTGGAGCCCCCACCGGGTCATCCTGGGGGGACGGCAACAGATGGTGCACACTGGCTCCATTGTCCTGTGCTTTAGTCGCTGGATGTTTCTCCGTTTTTTTGTGGATGAGAAAATCGAAAGTGTGATTTCCCTGCATGAGCAGGCTTTTGGGGAGCTTGGAGCCGTGCCCCAGACCATAACCTATGACAACATGACCACTGTGGGCAGACATACTGGACCGGGGAAAATTTGGATCAATCCGGTTTTTCAAAGTTTTGCCAACGGATATGGCTTTAAGGTGGTCATCTTGCCCCCGGGCAAAAAAGAGCGCCACGGGATTGTAGAGCGTCCCTTTTATTATGTGGAGACCAATTTCCTCAAAGGGCGGGAGTTTCAGGATCTGGAAGATCTCAACTCCAGAGGCGATCTCTGGCGGGCCCAGACCGCCAATGTACGCCTGCATGGAACACTCAAGGAAAGGCCTGTGGATCGTCTGGATCGGGAGATGTCCTACTTACGGCCATTGCCTTACAACCTATCGGATCAAGCATATAAAGAGTGCGACCGGGTGGTGCATACCGACTTCTGTGTCGGTTTGGATACCAATCGTTATAGCGTAGATCCGGCATTGATCGGACAATGGGTCAAGCTCCGCTTGTACCAAGATCGTCTTGAGATCTGGCTTAAAAAGCAACTGCACTGTAGGCACACCTACGTTCAGGGCCGGAATCAGCGCCAGATCCTGCCTGAACATGAACAGGAATACAAAAAGACATCCGGGCAAAAACAGCTCCTGGAATCGGCCTTTCTCCGGCTTGGAGAGGCAGCTCGGGCCTATTACCAGGGCCTTTTGGAAGAAAAAAAGGCGGCCGCCGGATATCACCTTCAACGCATCCTGAAGCTTGCGGATCACTATGGTCAGGATGTGGTTTGCGGCGCTCTCAACTATGCCGCTAAATACGGGGCCTACAGCGCAGATGCCGTCCTCAGGATCCTCCAGGGTGGAAAACTAAAGCCCCAGCACAATGAACAGGTCATGCCCGATAATATCCGCAGCTGGCTTAGGGGCCAAGCTGTGGAAAAATATGATCTGAGGCACTATGACCAGCTGCTGCACAGCCGGGAGGATGAAAATGAGTGA
- a CDS encoding ParB/RepB/Spo0J family partition protein encodes MKTRSLPLSDLDLRLLPLCRPKAKDITKMAAALKQQGQISPVVMTGRILIDGFTRYEATKKLGLTHIQAMDLDMDLIRAKAMILVLNRRKKHSIIQEAALVRELVHKDGLSQKEAAVLLGRHKSWVNRRLLLITSLAPEIITDIQLELVPPGSGLHLARLHTCNQADVSAAIQSHGLSTAQVRILTDLWVKAADIQVRSFLLKNPKLAISHYEKEQKTCKIFRALWKILRALENELGQEDTVQAALTLIKSNLEILEQRSSYEPSQ; translated from the coding sequence ATGAAAACCCGGTCCTTGCCTTTATCTGATCTGGATCTGCGTCTTTTGCCCCTGTGCCGGCCCAAGGCCAAGGATATTACCAAGATGGCTGCTGCCTTAAAGCAACAGGGACAGATCTCCCCAGTCGTTATGACCGGCAGGATCTTGATCGATGGCTTTACCCGCTATGAGGCGACCAAGAAGCTGGGGCTCACCCATATCCAGGCCATGGATCTGGATATGGATCTGATCCGGGCCAAGGCCATGATCTTGGTCCTTAACCGCAGGAAAAAGCACAGCATAATCCAGGAAGCGGCCTTGGTCCGGGAATTGGTACACAAAGACGGACTGAGCCAAAAAGAGGCGGCCGTACTCCTGGGGCGGCATAAAAGCTGGGTCAACCGGCGGCTGCTTTTGATCACTTCTTTGGCCCCGGAAATCATTACAGATATTCAGCTTGAGCTTGTGCCCCCTGGGTCCGGTCTGCACTTGGCCCGGTTGCACACCTGCAACCAGGCGGATGTGTCTGCAGCCATTCAAAGCCATGGATTGAGTACAGCTCAGGTCCGGATCTTGACCGACTTGTGGGTCAAGGCCGCGGACATACAGGTCAGGAGTTTTCTGCTAAAAAATCCCAAGCTGGCCATCTCCCATTATGAAAAAGAGCAAAAGACCTGCAAGATCTTTAGGGCCCTATGGAAGATACTGCGGGCTCTGGAAAATGAGCTGGGTCAGGAGGATACAGTCCAGGCCGCTTTGACTCTTATCAAATCCAATCTGGAGATCTTGGAACAAAGGAGCTCATATGAGCCGTCTCAGTGA